A genomic segment from Glycine max cultivar Williams 82 chromosome 1, Glycine_max_v4.0, whole genome shotgun sequence encodes:
- the LOC100800376 gene encoding SNF1-related protein kinase regulatory subunit gamma-1-like yields the protein MAQEQEFRTSTPLPKCDAYFETIQSRKKLPLSLQETLTDAFAKIPVSSFPAVPSGKVIEILADTPVGEAVKILSESNILAAPVKDPDASNSSDWRSRYLGIIDYSAIILWVLEGAELAQAALLAGTATAAGVGAGAAGALGALALGLTGPAAIAGLTTAAAGAALAGGVAADKVMAKDAPQAADNLGEDFYKIILEEEPFKSTTVRSIIKSYRWAPFVPVARNSAMLTVLLLLSKYRLRNVPVIEPGRPDIVNFITQSAVVQGLEGCKGRDWFDCIAEKCISDLGLPFMSTDEVISIQSNELILEAFKQMKDNRIGGLPVIEGPKKRIVGNLSIRDIRHLLLRPELFTNFRKLTVMDFMKKIVSSSLQTGKVTQPITCKPDSTLQGVIHTLASQSIHRIYVVDGHDEVVGVITLRDVISCFVTEPPYNFDDYYGFAVKEMLNQ from the exons ATGGCGCAAGAACAAGAGTTCAGAACAAGCACCCCACTTCCAAAGTGTGATGCCTATTTCGAAACCATACAATCCAGAAAGAAGCTACCGCTGTCACTGCAGGAGACCTTGACAGATGCATTTGCAAAGATTCCTGTTTCTTCTTTTCCTGCAGTTCCTAGCGGAAAAG TAATTGAAATTCTAGCAGACACACCCGTTGGTGAAGCAGTTAAGATTCTATCTGAAAGCAACATTTTAGCAGCTCCAGTTAAAGACCCAGATGCATCTAATAGTTCAGATTGGAGAAGTAGGTATCTTGGCATCATAGATTATTCAGCCATCATTCTCTGGGTGCTGGAGGGTGCAGAACTTGCACAAGCTGCACTATTGGCAGGTACAGCAACAGCTGCTGGAGTTGGTGCAGGAGCTGCTGGTGCTTTGGGAGCACTAGCATTGGGACTGACAGGTCCTGCAGCAATTGCTGGGCTAACCACTGCTGCAGCAGGTGCTGCACTGGCAGGTGGTGTTGCTGCAGATAAAGTGATGGCTAAAGATGCACCTCAAGCTGCTGATAACCTGGGAGAGGACTTCTACAAAATAATACTGGAAGAAGAACCCTTCAAGTCAACAACG GTGCGATCAATAATTAAATCATACCGATGGGCACCTTTTGTTCCAGTTGCAAGAAACAGTGCTATGCTGACTGTCCTGCTGCTTCTCTCAAAGTATAGGCTGAGGAATGTGCCTGTGATAGAACCAGGTAGACCTGACATTGTAAATTTCATTACTCAATCAGCAGTTGTCCAAGGGCTCGAGGGATGCAAAGGAAGAGATTGGTTTGACTGCATTGCTGAAAAGTGTATATCTGATCTGGGACTTCCATTTATGTCTACCGATGAG GTTATTAGCATCCAGAGCAATgaattgattcttgaagctttcaAGCAGATGAAGGATAATCGAATTGGTGGTCTTCCTGTAATAGAGGGGCCAAAGAAGAGAATTGTTGGAAACTTGAGCATACGAGACATCAGACACTTGCTTCTAAGGCCAGAGCTTTTCACCAATTTTAG GAAGTTGACTGTGATGGATTTCATGAAGAAAATTGTCTCGTCATCCCTTCAAACTGGAAAAGTTACCCAACCCATAACATGCAAGCCTGACTCGACACTACAGGGGGTGATCCATACTCTTGCTTCTCAGTCTATTCACAGGATTTATGTGGTAGATGGACATGATGAAGTAGTTGGAGTCATTACACTAAGAGATGTGATCTCTTGTTTTGTCACCGAACCTCCTTACAATTTTGACGATTACTATGGATTTGCGGTGAAAGAGATGTTGAACCAGTGA
- the LOC100500581 gene encoding Ubiquitin-conjugating enzyme E2 2-like, with protein MSTPARKRLMRDFKRLQLDPPAGISGAPQDNNIMLWNAVIFGPDDTPWDGGTFKLTLQFIEDYPNKPPAVRFVSQMFHPNIYADGSICLDILQNQWSPIYDVAAILTSIQSLLCDPNPNSPANSEAARIFSENKREYNRRVRDIVEQSWTAD; from the exons ATGTCCACTCCAGCAAGGAAGAGACTCATGAGAGATTTCAAAAGATTGCAACTAGATCCTCCTGCTGGCATCAGTGGGGCTCCCCAAGACAATAATATTATGCTTTGGAATGCAGTTATCTTTGG ACCAGATGACACCCCTTGGGATGGAG GCACATTTAAGCTAACACTTCAGTTCATTGAGGATTATCCTAATAAACCACCAGCAGTGCGCTTTGTTTCTCAAATGTTTCATCCAAACA TTTATGCAGATGGAAGCATATGTTTGgacattttacaaaatcaatggAGTCCGATTTATGATGTTGCTGCAATACTTACCTCAATTCAG AGCTTGCTTTGTGATCCAAACCCAAACTCTCCAGCAAATTCAGAAGCTGCTCGGATATTTAGTGAAAACAAACGTGAATACAACAGAAGAGTACGAGACATTGTTGAGCAGAGTTGGACTGCTGATTAA